The nucleotide window TTCCCATGCACGGGCTGCGAACTCGGCGCAATGCGCATGATTTCGGCTTCCTTTATCTGGCCGTCGCGGGAATCGGCCAGAACGTAATATGGATACCGGGCACCCATGATGCGGGCACGGGCAAGCGCCAGTGCCACGCGGGAAGTGTCAATCGTGATCCAGCGGCGGCCCCATTGTTCGGCGACTGTGGCGGTGGTGCCGGAACCGCAGGTCGGGTCGAGCACAAGGTCGCCGGGGTCGGTAGCTAGAAGAAGACAACGCCCAATGATGGATGTCGAAGTTTGAACAACATACACCTTCGGATCGGATCGACTTTGGACCGCACCACTAATGTCGGCCCATAGGTTGCCCATCGCACCATATCCGAAGTCATTTTGTGATCTTCGGTAATTAAGCTTGCCCTTCTTTGTTACCTGAAATCGGTCTGCTTTCCCCAGGCGAATCAGCCCCGTTTCTTTTGTCTTGAACGTGCCCTTCCCTGGAGTGAATTCCTGATCAAACCATCGGAACTTTGTCACGTCTCCTTCGCCTGCTGGCCGTGAGCTTGTCATGTTATCCAAACGGTAGAGAGATCCGTCTAAATACTCTGAAGTGTAACGCCCTTCTGAATCCTCACTTCGACCTGAATATAAGGTGCGCGCCTTGGTTTGGTCTTTGCGTTTAGCAAACCAGAGAACGAAATCACAAGTGGCTCCGAGCAAGGTATTCCCCTCGCTGGTCGTCTTGCGAACCGTAATTTGGCTGATGAAATTACTCTCCCCAAACACCTCATCCATCACCGCTCGGACGCGATGGACGTTTTCATCGCCGGTTTGCATGAAGATAGAGCCGGAATCGGTGAGGAGATCGCGGGCGACGGTGAGGCGATCACGAAGGTAAGTAAGGTAGCTGTGGATGCCATCGCGCCAGGTGTCGCGGAAGGCTTTGACCTGCTCCGGCTCGCGCGTGATGTGGTCGGCGTTACCGTCTTTCACGTCGCGGCTGGTGGTGGACCACTGGAAGTTGCTGTTGAACTTGATGCCGTAGGGCGGATCGAAGTAAATGCATTGCACCATCCCGCGCAGGCCCTCACGCTCGGCAAGGCTGGCCATGACTTGGAGGGAGTCGCCGAGGATCATGCGGTTCGACCAATTCTGGTCGTGCTGATAGAACTCAGTTTTGTCCACGCCTTCGGGGATACCGTTGAAGTCGGCAAAGAGGTCGGTTTGGTGGCCGGACTCTTGAGCCCTGCTCTCTTTTGTTTGACGCAGGAGATCGTCAACGAGCACCTTGGGCTGTACTTTCTCCTGAATGTAAAGAGGCGGCGCGTGGACGACGAGGTCGCTCCAGTCCTGCTCATCCTTGCCGCGCCAGACGAACTGGGGATCGAGGTCGGTGTTGCGCGGGTAGTGGACCATCTTCGGGCTCTGCTGCTCCTTTTCAAGCACGGACTGAAATTCCGCGGTGGGGATGTTTTTCCGCTTGTCTTTGTCGTGCTTGAGGGTTTCGATGGTCTTGGTGGTGGATTTCTTGGCCATAACTATTTCTCCGGAGGCATGACATCGCGAACGGCATCCTCCAGTTGTCTGGCAGTGGGCAGGCGGCCCTTGAACCTGGCAGGGAGCCTGGACTGGAGCTGGTATTCGGCGACACCGATGGGATTGGTTTTTGTTTTGAGAGCGAATTCAACCTCCACGTCGTCCTTCTCGGCACAAAGGATAATTCCAATGGAGGGTTGGTCCCCCGGACCACGCTCCTTATCGTTTAAGAGGACATTGCGGGACCAACCGAGCTGCGCCGTGGCACGGAGGTAGTAGAGGCGGGCGGCGGGCGCGATCAGTTTGTCAAGGATGAGCCGGTGGTGGCCCCAGGGAATTTCTGCGACAAGTTGCCGCAGAAACTCAGCGGCGGCATCGCTCGCTTCCAAATTGGCCACAGCTTGTGGCCAAATTGAGGTCCTGTCCGGTGAGAGACTGGTCGGCAATTTGCCGACAGCCTGTCGCCAAATCTCTTTATCTGAGTAAGCAAGATAGAACCGCTTCATATCCCGCAGATTGCGCGATGAAAAACCGGTTGCGAGTGGAAAGGCGTCCTGCAAATCGGACGAAAGTCGATCAATCACTGACTCGCCCCAGCCGGCTGCCTGTTGTTTCTCCACGATACCCCGGCCAATGTCCCAGTAAAGCAAGATCAGCGCGCGATTGACAGCGCGAGCGGCAGTTGTGCGGGCATGAAGGATGCGCTGCTTCAGAGCCGCGAGAAAGGCGGGGTAATCTGGGTGCGAGAGTGTCCTTGTCATGGCCGGGAAACCTTCTCGATCAACTTGTTGAATTCGCTTTCAACCT belongs to Terriglobia bacterium and includes:
- a CDS encoding PDDEXK nuclease domain-containing protein; protein product: MTRTLSHPDYPAFLAALKQRILHARTTAARAVNRALILLYWDIGRGIVEKQQAAGWGESVIDRLSSDLQDAFPLATGFSSRNLRDMKRFYLAYSDKEIWRQAVGKLPTSLSPDRTSIWPQAVANLEASDAAAEFLRQLVAEIPWGHHRLILDKLIAPAARLYYLRATAQLGWSRNVLLNDKERGPGDQPSIGIILCAEKDDVEVEFALKTKTNPIGVAEYQLQSRLPARFKGRLPTARQLEDAVRDVMPPEK